A genomic window from Ignavibacteria bacterium includes:
- a CDS encoding MFS transporter, whose product MAEPSSPKKWFTKDVFNWSLFDFANSTFATIIVAFVYAIYFKKVVASNQPVGDLYWSTAINISMILVAVLSPVLGAASDYYSSKKKYLFFFTFLCIISTALLYFITEGMILWGMILFILANTGFQAGLGFYDAFIKEISEFKNYNKVSSLGYAVGYLGSLASLAAVIVLQETPRLTFIACAIMFFIFSLPIFLFVKEKKKDIIGEHPNFMKIGFKRTLDTLKHIKNYKNIRIFLLSYFLYIDGVNTIIFFSANFAQTTLNFSIADLILFFIIVQVTALLGSFLFGWIADKTGTKKTLIFIIISWAVLTLSVYFANDKTTFLIIGAFAGTFLGSSQALSRSFFGRLIPDEKKTELYGFYSLFEKTSTILGPLTFGLISWLTGNQRFAVLAIIIFFVAGLILFLKVKENPAEISGV is encoded by the coding sequence ATGGCAGAACCTTCATCCCCAAAAAAATGGTTTACCAAAGATGTTTTTAACTGGTCCCTTTTCGATTTTGCCAATTCAACTTTTGCAACAATAATTGTTGCCTTTGTTTATGCAATTTACTTCAAAAAGGTAGTTGCCTCTAACCAGCCTGTGGGAGATCTGTATTGGTCAACTGCTATAAATATATCAATGATACTTGTTGCAGTTTTAAGCCCGGTTCTGGGGGCAGCAAGCGACTATTACAGCAGCAAAAAGAAATACCTCTTTTTCTTCACTTTCCTTTGTATCATTTCAACAGCGCTGCTGTATTTCATAACAGAAGGTATGATACTTTGGGGTATGATACTATTTATTCTGGCAAATACCGGATTCCAGGCCGGACTCGGATTCTATGACGCCTTTATTAAAGAAATTTCAGAATTTAAAAATTACAACAAAGTATCTTCACTTGGCTACGCTGTTGGCTATTTAGGCTCACTGGCTTCACTGGCTGCCGTAATAGTTCTGCAGGAGACCCCAAGACTGACATTTATTGCATGCGCAATAATGTTTTTCATTTTTTCACTGCCGATCTTTCTTTTTGTTAAGGAAAAGAAGAAGGATATCATTGGTGAGCATCCCAATTTTATGAAAATCGGCTTTAAACGAACACTGGATACTTTAAAACATATTAAGAATTATAAAAACATCAGGATATTCCTGTTATCTTATTTCCTTTACATTGATGGTGTGAACACCATTATCTTTTTTTCAGCAAATTTTGCGCAAACAACACTTAACTTTTCAATTGCCGATCTTATTTTATTTTTTATCATTGTACAGGTAACAGCCCTTCTGGGTTCATTTTTATTTGGCTGGATAGCGGATAAAACCGGCACTAAAAAAACACTGATATTCATTATAATAAGCTGGGCTGTATTGACACTTTCTGTTTATTTTGCCAATGATAAAACCACTTTCCTGATTATCGGAGCGTTTGCCGGTACATTTCTTGGTTCATCTCAGGCGCTTTCGCGCAGCTTTTTCGGCAGGCTTATTCCTGATGAAAAGAAAACAGAACTGTATGGTTTTTACAGTCTGTTTGAAAAAACTTCAACTATACTCGGCCCGTTAACTTTCGGGCTTATATCATGGCTTACAGGAAACCAGAGATTTGCTGTACTAGCAATAATAATATTCTTCGTTGCCGGATTGATATTATTCCTTAAGGTAAAAGAAAACCCCGCTGAAATAAGCGGGGTTTAA
- the nusB gene encoding transcription antitermination factor NusB has protein sequence MALTRRHLREKSLQVLYAYKLTGDPIDQVKQQQLEELDKKDDRKFCEELIKNTIENDEKYETIITETVDNWDMERIALIDSIIIKMCLTEFFHFEDIPPKVSINESIDIAKDFSTRNSGKFVNGVLDAILDKLQKENLITKKGKGLITGKKHPVS, from the coding sequence ATGGCATTAACAAGAAGACATTTACGCGAAAAATCTCTGCAGGTATTGTATGCTTACAAGCTTACCGGTGACCCTATAGACCAGGTTAAACAGCAGCAGCTGGAAGAGCTTGATAAAAAAGATGACAGAAAGTTCTGTGAAGAACTCATAAAGAACACAATTGAAAACGACGAAAAATACGAAACTATCATAACAGAAACAGTTGATAACTGGGATATGGAGCGTATTGCCCTGATCGATTCTATTATTATAAAAATGTGCCTTACTGAATTTTTCCATTTTGAAGATATTCCGCCGAAAGTTTCTATCAATGAATCGATCGATATAGCAAAGGATTTCAGCACACGTAATTCGGGCAAGTTTGTTAATGGTGTTCTTGACGCAATTCTTGATAAGCTTCAGAAAGAAAATCTAATCACAAAAAAAGGTAAAGGTTTAATAACCGGTAAAAAACACCCTGTCAGCTGA
- a CDS encoding YdcF family protein — MEKNKRSGNTILIIWLICYEVFILAFMEAYKYWLNSGYTTMASRSFISHFFTNFNILYTGNLFWITICLISIIAIFNIALQSAKVNKNALRTLAVFSFISLALIAFAFFQGRIPRETFYENIVSLSQKGIQTISLSVFAVLHLFIAVSACVISFSVLMRFYIFRSIWITLIIMATAYGTVFLFAYNYSDDYLTLKNTKKTVDAGTVLGAAVWGGNRPSPVLRERINKGYELYSAGTIKNIILTGGGAPGEMTEAEVSKNELLKKGVPERNIFIENKSNSTLEQILYLNNNLYKKNNWKDIVIISDNFHLLRTKQICKFFGINAYTVASETPLSTESSFNFCIKESFAVILFWLFGIG; from the coding sequence TTGGAAAAGAATAAAAGATCCGGCAACACAATTTTGATAATATGGCTGATATGTTATGAGGTCTTTATTTTGGCATTCATGGAAGCTTATAAATACTGGCTGAATTCAGGTTACACTACTATGGCTTCAAGAAGCTTTATTTCACATTTTTTCACAAACTTTAATATTCTTTATACAGGGAATCTGTTTTGGATAACGATTTGTCTTATCTCGATAATTGCAATATTCAATATTGCGCTGCAATCAGCAAAGGTTAACAAAAATGCGCTCAGGACTCTCGCAGTATTTTCTTTCATATCTCTTGCATTAATAGCATTTGCATTTTTTCAGGGCAGAATTCCCAGGGAAACGTTTTATGAAAATATTGTTTCGCTGTCGCAAAAAGGAATTCAGACAATTTCATTATCGGTCTTTGCGGTATTACATTTGTTTATAGCAGTATCCGCATGTGTGATCTCATTTTCGGTTTTAATGAGATTTTATATTTTCAGAAGTATATGGATTACTTTGATAATTATGGCAACAGCTTACGGCACAGTTTTCCTGTTCGCTTATAACTATTCAGATGATTATTTAACACTGAAAAACACAAAAAAAACAGTTGATGCAGGAACGGTGCTGGGAGCAGCTGTTTGGGGCGGCAACAGGCCATCACCAGTATTACGCGAAAGAATAAATAAGGGATATGAGCTTTATTCTGCAGGTACTATCAAAAATATTATTTTAACAGGCGGCGGCGCGCCCGGAGAAATGACAGAAGCTGAGGTTTCAAAAAATGAGCTGCTTAAAAAAGGCGTACCTGAAAGAAATATTTTCATAGAAAATAAGTCAAACTCTACCCTTGAGCAGATTCTGTACCTTAACAATAACCTGTATAAAAAAAACAACTGGAAGGATATTGTAATTATCAGTGATAACTTTCACCTGCTGCGTACAAAACAGATATGTAAATTCTTCGGCATTAACGCTTATACAGTCGCTTCAGAAACTCCCCTTTCAACAGAATCATCATTCAATTTCTGTATTAAGGAAAGTTTTGCAGTAATTTTGTTCTGGTTATTTGGTATAGGATAA
- a CDS encoding T9SS type A sorting domain-containing protein has protein sequence MLRKFLLAAMFVLFTGSAVFASNWTDTLSGSITSTVTLQSSKRYLMLGTVFVKAGATLNIPAGTQILGDKNSKGTLVIERGGTINATGSSTSPIIFTSAQPVGSRSAGDWGGIVILGRARINTASGADTAAIEGISPSVYYGGTNDADNSGTFRYVRIEYSGIALSPNNEINGLTMGGVGSATTIEYVMVAYNGDDSFEWFGGTVNCKYLISYFPVDDEFDTDFGYRGKLQFLLSVRKPSIADVSGSTCFESDNNNGPNYNNPRTQPIFSNVTSIGPKQYDTSVVNPNYTRAGHLRRNSLISVVNSVIMGWPTGMYYDGSGTTCAVQNDTSRVKANVLAGLYTLAGSTNAGCSFDASGYTNSNNTVFAAITGALLSSPYAGVVTGNYLPGNFFPAAGSPALNGANFTLPGMNDPFFTTTTYRGAFDQNSTWANDWTNFRPDTVNYKGPIGISPISNVVPKSFNLQQNYPNPFNPTTNIKFDVASNGFAKLVVFDILGREVATLVSEELIAGQYAVNYNAANLPSGVYLYRLTVDGNNSTFVDTKKLVLVK, from the coding sequence ATGCTTAGAAAATTTCTATTAGCTGCTATGTTTGTATTATTTACAGGGTCAGCTGTATTTGCCAGTAACTGGACAGATACTTTATCCGGCAGCATAACTTCAACTGTTACACTTCAAAGTTCAAAAAGGTACTTAATGCTTGGTACTGTGTTTGTGAAAGCCGGCGCAACACTTAACATTCCTGCCGGAACACAAATACTTGGCGATAAAAACTCCAAAGGAACCCTCGTTATTGAAAGAGGCGGAACTATAAATGCTACCGGTTCATCAACATCTCCAATTATATTCACAAGCGCTCAGCCGGTTGGCTCAAGATCAGCAGGTGACTGGGGCGGGATTGTAATATTAGGAAGAGCAAGAATAAACACCGCATCAGGTGCTGATACCGCTGCAATTGAAGGAATTTCACCTTCAGTTTATTACGGCGGTACAAATGATGCTGATAATTCAGGTACATTCAGATATGTGAGGATAGAGTATTCAGGTATTGCACTTTCCCCAAACAATGAGATCAATGGTTTAACAATGGGTGGTGTAGGCTCAGCGACTACAATTGAATATGTAATGGTGGCATATAATGGAGATGATTCGTTTGAATGGTTTGGCGGCACGGTGAATTGCAAATATTTAATATCATATTTCCCGGTAGATGATGAATTTGATACAGATTTCGGTTACCGGGGTAAGCTGCAGTTCCTGTTAAGCGTCAGAAAACCTTCTATTGCAGATGTAAGCGGCTCAACCTGCTTTGAATCAGATAATAATAACGGCCCGAATTATAACAATCCCAGAACCCAGCCGATTTTTTCAAATGTAACATCTATCGGCCCGAAACAGTATGATACATCTGTTGTTAACCCGAATTATACCAGGGCCGGGCATTTAAGAAGGAATTCACTGATAAGCGTTGTTAATTCAGTAATAATGGGATGGCCCACTGGAATGTATTATGACGGCTCAGGTACTACATGTGCTGTTCAAAATGATACATCCAGGGTAAAAGCAAATGTACTTGCAGGATTATACACACTCGCCGGCTCAACAAATGCAGGCTGTAGCTTTGATGCTTCAGGATATACCAATTCAAATAACACGGTATTTGCCGCTATCACAGGAGCTTTACTTTCAAGTCCGTATGCAGGTGTTGTAACAGGTAATTATTTACCAGGAAATTTCTTTCCTGCAGCAGGCTCACCTGCTTTAAATGGTGCGAACTTCACATTGCCGGGAATGAATGATCCGTTCTTCACAACAACAACATACCGCGGCGCATTTGACCAGAACAGCACATGGGCTAACGACTGGACAAACTTCAGACCTGATACAGTAAATTATAAAGGTCCTATCGGAATTTCACCGATAAGCAATGTTGTACCAAAATCATTCAACTTGCAGCAGAATTATCCTAACCCGTTCAACCCAACCACAAACATTAAGTTTGATGTTGCTTCTAACGGATTTGCAAAGCTGGTTGTATTTGATATACTTGGCAGAGAAGTAGCAACACTTGTAAGCGAAGAGCTTATAGCCGGCCAGTATGCAGTTAACTATAACGCAGCAAACTTACCTAGCGGTGTTTATCTTTATAGATTAACAGTTGATGGAAACAATTCAACATTTGTAGATACTAAAAAACTTGTTTTAGTTAAATAA
- a CDS encoding TonB-dependent receptor: MKSKYILLFAAVMISFSLNIFAQNGKITGKVLDGTNGSVLPDAVIKIETINKGTASDLDGKFSFENIASGEVNVKASYVGYVSQSVNVKLKEGEVVSLDFVLQPEGTLTDTVTIEATRIQNNDAALLLKQQKAENIQDGISSQQIKRTADATSSDVLKRVVGVSIVDNKFVFVRGTNERYSSTTLNGVILPSTDPDKKAFSFDLFPSNLLDNIVISKSYTPDLVGNFSGGLVQVTTKDFPDQLSLNFTTSSSYNTISTGENFLTYNAGEKKFLFFNSGMDNGTRQLPSIFPGQTVLSSNYNVQEVKSFSRALTNNWAQENSTAPVNGGFQLSLGNNFLIGKSNNLGVFGAYTYSNSFSSKSMERQSYQTDGLLESKYTGSQSEYSVLWGGLFNLSFRAGENNKFSFKNTYVFNSEDETDYQEGFNNPQTQERKLYSTRFVERNMLSSQLSGEHFISKLGKLRISWKAAYSEADRNEPDYKTLRYQKEIGTEGRFYAALSTGEPNSLGGGRFFSWLKDINRSAESNFEFSFKPAKKIEVKTKLGVFYNRSSRDFSARLFAPKLMDANNFGLFYLSPDSLFMPENIDTNKILYYELTRKSDAYNATEDLAAGFLMFDVPVGKLRTVIGARLESNLSRLNSYDQIGDPIQRNVNKNDVLPSINLTYALNSQINLRAGYYQSISRPEFREIAPFSFYDFTEQIFTIGNPELERNLIRNYDLRFEYFPYAGEIISVSLFYKKFDSPIEEVFVPNSGGDNRIKTYQNAKGGANNYGIELEARKNLGFITKHMKYFSLNANISVINSKVDLSGIGSTVTNLERRLQGQSPYTINLGLYYDNADLGTSVNLSYNRFGKRISEVGLEGLSDIEENGRDVVDISVIQKLFKNFEIKLSVKDILAQDYLFTQQVNGKEEMFKKFNAGTGYSLSLSFKY, encoded by the coding sequence ATGAAGAGTAAATATATACTTTTATTCGCAGCAGTAATGATCTCGTTTTCATTGAATATTTTTGCTCAAAACGGAAAGATCACCGGCAAAGTCCTTGACGGAACGAACGGCAGCGTACTGCCTGATGCAGTAATTAAAATTGAAACAATAAATAAAGGGACTGCATCTGATCTTGACGGAAAATTTTCATTCGAAAATATTGCCTCAGGTGAGGTAAATGTTAAGGCTTCCTACGTAGGTTATGTATCGCAAAGTGTTAATGTAAAATTAAAAGAAGGTGAAGTGGTAAGCCTGGATTTTGTGCTTCAGCCTGAAGGTACTTTGACCGATACTGTTACTATAGAGGCAACCAGGATACAGAATAACGATGCTGCGCTGCTGCTGAAGCAGCAAAAAGCTGAAAATATCCAGGACGGTATATCAAGCCAGCAGATAAAAAGAACCGCTGATGCAACAAGCTCTGATGTATTAAAAAGAGTAGTAGGTGTATCGATTGTTGATAATAAATTCGTATTTGTAAGAGGTACTAATGAAAGGTACAGTTCAACTACGCTGAACGGCGTTATACTTCCCAGCACTGACCCGGATAAAAAAGCTTTTTCTTTTGATCTTTTTCCAAGCAACCTGCTTGATAATATTGTGATTTCAAAATCATATACACCTGATCTTGTAGGTAATTTTTCAGGCGGACTTGTACAGGTAACAACCAAAGATTTCCCTGACCAGCTTTCATTGAATTTTACAACTTCAAGCTCGTACAATACAATTTCTACAGGTGAAAACTTTTTAACATATAATGCCGGAGAAAAAAAGTTTTTATTCTTTAACTCAGGTATGGATAACGGCACAAGGCAGCTTCCCTCAATTTTCCCCGGGCAAACAGTACTTTCATCCAATTACAATGTACAGGAAGTTAAATCATTCAGCCGCGCTTTAACCAACAACTGGGCTCAGGAAAATTCAACAGCCCCGGTTAACGGCGGTTTTCAGCTTTCACTTGGCAATAACTTCCTAATAGGTAAATCAAATAACCTGGGAGTATTTGGAGCTTATACTTACAGCAATTCATTCAGTTCAAAAAGTATGGAAAGGCAAAGCTACCAGACCGATGGTTTGCTTGAGTCAAAATATACAGGCAGCCAGTCTGAGTACTCTGTTTTATGGGGCGGTTTATTCAATTTAAGCTTCAGGGCTGGAGAAAATAACAAGTTCAGCTTTAAAAACACCTATGTTTTCAACTCTGAAGATGAAACTGATTACCAGGAAGGTTTTAATAATCCCCAGACACAGGAAAGAAAGCTGTACTCCACCCGGTTTGTGGAAAGAAACATGCTTTCTTCCCAGCTTTCCGGCGAGCATTTTATCAGCAAGCTGGGCAAGCTCAGAATTTCATGGAAAGCAGCATATTCAGAAGCTGACAGGAATGAGCCTGATTACAAGACATTAAGGTACCAGAAGGAAATTGGTACAGAAGGCAGATTTTACGCTGCGCTTAGTACCGGCGAACCTAATTCCCTCGGCGGCGGAAGGTTCTTTTCATGGTTAAAAGATATTAACCGTTCTGCTGAATCGAATTTTGAGTTCAGCTTTAAACCCGCAAAAAAGATTGAAGTTAAAACAAAGCTCGGAGTTTTTTATAACAGAAGCTCAAGGGATTTTTCAGCGCGCCTGTTTGCGCCCAAGCTGATGGATGCGAATAATTTCGGGCTGTTTTATCTTTCACCTGATTCACTCTTCATGCCTGAAAATATAGATACAAACAAGATATTATATTATGAGCTGACAAGGAAGTCTGATGCGTACAATGCAACAGAGGATCTTGCAGCAGGATTTTTAATGTTTGATGTACCGGTTGGCAAGTTAAGAACGGTTATCGGCGCAAGGCTTGAATCAAATTTAAGCAGGCTTAATTCTTATGACCAGATCGGCGATCCGATCCAGAGGAATGTTAATAAGAATGATGTACTTCCTTCAATTAATTTAACATATGCGTTAAATTCTCAGATTAATTTGAGAGCAGGGTATTACCAGTCTATTTCAAGGCCTGAATTCAGGGAAATTGCACCCTTCAGCTTTTATGATTTTACCGAGCAGATCTTTACAATTGGTAACCCTGAGCTCGAAAGAAACCTAATAAGGAATTATGACCTCAGGTTTGAATATTTCCCGTATGCAGGAGAAATTATTTCTGTTAGTCTTTTCTATAAAAAATTCGATTCACCAATTGAAGAAGTTTTTGTTCCGAACTCCGGTGGTGATAACAGGATTAAAACCTACCAGAATGCAAAAGGCGGGGCTAACAATTACGGAATTGAGCTTGAAGCCAGAAAGAATTTAGGCTTTATTACCAAACACATGAAATATTTTTCACTTAATGCGAATATATCCGTTATTAATTCAAAAGTAGATCTTTCCGGTATTGGTTCAACAGTAACAAACCTCGAAAGAAGGCTTCAGGGACAGTCTCCTTATACAATTAACCTGGGTCTCTACTATGATAACGCTGATCTTGGAACAAGCGTGAATTTATCTTACAACAGGTTCGGCAAAAGAATATCTGAAGTGGGCCTGGAAGGTCTATCAGATATTGAAGAAAATGGCAGGGATGTTGTGGATATATCAGTGATTCAGAAATTATTCAAAAATTTTGAAATAAAGCTTTCTGTAAAAGATATATTAGCACAGGATTACCTGTTCACACAGCAGGTTAACGGTAAAGAAGAAATGTTTAAAAAATTCAATGCCGGGACCGGTTACTCACTTAGCCTTTCATTCAAGTATTAA
- a CDS encoding glycosyltransferase family 9 protein — protein MHFEKHKINKILIIKQGAIGDVLLSTPVIENLRHNFPDAEINYLTQSYCREVLIGNPFLNRVLTYDIGKGDSSYCLIRNIHKQKYDLIIDLFGNPRTAIITFNSDAKYRVGFRFGWRSLAYNIKVKPRGGEVHNVEFNIDALRALGLDIITNTPKIYLNGVHTEFADDFFKENNLDGKQVIGFNPSGTWPTKVWYPEKWAELGKMFSKESRILLFWGYGEEKETAQKIKDQIGENALLIPGVNLKYMAALIKRCDLFVTNDTGPMHFSWITGTNTAAIFGPTNSHLQGPLIENSIVLKNETLSCLGCNLTQLSECPHSHKCMKDLDTEFVYSKLMEFMKIYGPIGTKSNSNTV, from the coding sequence TTGCATTTCGAAAAGCATAAAATAAATAAGATACTTATTATCAAGCAGGGCGCTATCGGTGATGTGCTTCTTTCAACACCGGTGATAGAAAACCTGCGTCATAACTTTCCCGATGCCGAAATTAATTATCTTACACAAAGCTATTGCCGTGAAGTCCTGATAGGTAATCCTTTTTTGAACAGGGTACTTACATACGATATCGGAAAAGGGGACAGTTCATACTGCCTGATAAGAAATATACATAAACAAAAGTATGACCTCATTATAGATCTGTTCGGAAATCCACGGACTGCGATAATTACTTTTAACAGCGATGCGAAGTACAGGGTCGGTTTCCGTTTCGGCTGGCGCTCACTTGCATATAATATAAAAGTAAAGCCGCGCGGGGGAGAAGTTCATAACGTTGAATTCAACATTGATGCCCTGCGGGCTTTAGGACTTGATATTATTACAAATACTCCGAAAATCTATCTTAATGGTGTGCATACTGAATTTGCTGATGATTTTTTCAAGGAAAACAATCTGGATGGTAAGCAGGTAATTGGTTTTAATCCAAGCGGCACATGGCCAACAAAAGTATGGTATCCTGAAAAGTGGGCAGAGCTTGGAAAAATGTTTTCTAAAGAAAGCCGCATACTGCTTTTCTGGGGTTACGGCGAAGAAAAAGAAACAGCACAAAAGATCAAAGATCAGATCGGTGAAAATGCGCTTTTGATCCCGGGTGTAAACCTTAAGTATATGGCGGCTTTAATAAAGAGGTGTGATCTGTTTGTAACAAACGATACAGGGCCGATGCATTTTTCATGGATAACCGGTACAAATACGGCTGCAATTTTTGGTCCAACAAATTCGCACCTGCAGGGTCCTTTAATTGAAAATTCAATTGTTCTTAAAAATGAAACTTTAAGCTGCCTTGGCTGTAATTTAACTCAGCTCTCAGAGTGCCCACATTCCCATAAATGCATGAAAGATCTTGATACAGAGTTTGTGTACAGCAAACTCATGGAATTTATGAAGATATATGGACCTATTGGAACCAAATCCAACAGTAACACCGTTTAA
- a CDS encoding deoxyhypusine synthase family protein, with the protein MTRGPISQFMEKHYLHFNSAAMMDAAKAYEVHLAEGGKMMITLAGAMSTGELGISLAEMIRNDKVQIISCTGANLEEDLMNLVAHSHYKRVPNYRDLTPKEEWELLEKGLNRVTDTCIPEEEAFRRLQKHIYELWKDADTKGERYFPHEYMYKMILSGVLEQYYEIDPKNSWMIAAAEKNLPIIVPGWEDSTMGNIFASYCIKGELKASTMKSGIEYMVTLSEWYRKNSGGKGVGFFQIGGGIAGDFPICVVPMMYQDLEWHDVPFWSYFCQISDSTTSYGSYSGAVPNEKITWGKLDINTPKFIVESDATIVAPLMFAWILGW; encoded by the coding sequence ATGACACGCGGTCCTATTTCACAATTCATGGAAAAGCATTACCTTCACTTCAATTCTGCTGCAATGATGGATGCTGCAAAAGCATACGAAGTTCATCTTGCAGAAGGCGGAAAGATGATGATAACTCTTGCTGGCGCTATGAGCACCGGTGAGCTTGGCATATCTCTTGCAGAAATGATAAGAAATGACAAAGTACAGATAATTTCATGCACCGGCGCAAACCTTGAAGAGGACTTAATGAACCTTGTGGCACATTCACATTACAAACGCGTGCCTAACTACCGTGACCTGACACCGAAGGAAGAATGGGAGCTGCTGGAAAAAGGCCTGAACCGCGTAACTGATACATGCATACCCGAAGAAGAAGCGTTCCGCAGGCTGCAGAAACATATTTATGAATTATGGAAGGATGCCGATACTAAAGGTGAGCGTTACTTTCCGCATGAGTATATGTATAAAATGATATTAAGCGGTGTGCTTGAGCAGTATTATGAAATTGACCCTAAAAATTCATGGATGATAGCTGCAGCAGAAAAGAATCTGCCTATAATCGTACCCGGCTGGGAAGATTCCACAATGGGTAATATATTCGCTTCATACTGCATTAAAGGTGAGCTTAAGGCTTCAACTATGAAATCAGGGATTGAATACATGGTAACATTAAGTGAGTGGTACCGGAAAAATTCCGGCGGCAAGGGTGTTGGCTTCTTCCAGATAGGCGGAGGAATAGCGGGTGATTTCCCGATATGCGTTGTACCTATGATGTACCAGGATCTTGAATGGCACGATGTTCCGTTCTGGAGCTATTTCTGCCAGATATCCGATTCAACAACAAGCTACGGGTCATATTCCGGCGCAGTGCCAAATGAAAAAATTACATGGGGCAAGCTTGATATAAACACTCCAAAATTCATTGTGGAAAGCGATGCAACAATTGTCGCTCCGCTAATGTTCGCATGGATCTTAGGCTGGTAG
- a CDS encoding endonuclease III — protein MDKINSIISLLQQEFPGLEPKPSKADPLDILIATMLSQNTTDKTSYIAFKNLKNNIGNWDDVLEAPLIKIKNAVKVCGLTNQKSAAIKGLLKELKKKHGKLSLNYLKKFSNEDIYEDLLKYKGIGIKTISCVLAFSLGRDVFPVDTHVHRVLNRLGIVKALTPVKTFEQANSKIPEGKKFLLHTLLIRFGRKICRAQRPLCGKCRLYDLCEFSEKEKYALLSNPEPADNNFIILEHV, from the coding sequence TTGGATAAAATTAACTCTATAATATCGCTGCTTCAGCAGGAGTTTCCGGGGCTTGAGCCAAAACCCTCCAAAGCTGATCCGCTGGATATACTTATAGCTACGATGCTTTCCCAAAATACCACAGATAAAACAAGTTATATAGCATTTAAAAATCTTAAAAATAATATTGGTAACTGGGATGATGTCCTTGAGGCACCGCTGATTAAGATAAAAAATGCAGTAAAGGTATGCGGGCTCACAAACCAGAAATCAGCCGCAATTAAAGGACTTCTTAAAGAGCTGAAAAAAAAACACGGTAAGCTTAGCCTTAATTACCTCAAAAAATTTTCGAATGAAGATATTTATGAAGATCTGCTGAAATATAAAGGCATTGGTATTAAAACCATCTCATGCGTACTTGCCTTCTCGCTCGGAAGAGATGTATTTCCTGTTGATACCCACGTTCACCGTGTTTTGAACCGGCTTGGGATTGTTAAAGCGTTAACACCTGTTAAAACTTTTGAGCAGGCAAACAGTAAGATACCTGAAGGTAAAAAATTCCTGCTTCACACACTGTTGATCAGGTTCGGCAGAAAGATATGCAGGGCTCAAAGGCCGCTTTGCGGCAAGTGCAGGCTTTACGATCTGTGTGAGTTCAGCGAAAAAGAAAAATATGCATTATTAAGCAACCCGGAACCTGCTGACAATAATTTCATTATTCTGGAACATGTATAA
- a CDS encoding thioredoxin family protein gives MYKFRFFAVLLFLVQTAGLFAQNDFEDALKKAAAENKRVVVDVYTDWCGWCKKMDAEAYSNSEVKKLLEDNFVLVKLNAEGKNKLTYNGKQYTEEELSYYFEVFSFPTTIFLEPDGKLITFSYDSYPMKNVPGYIKTDEFKKLLIYFRDGKYKDVDLSKII, from the coding sequence TTGTATAAATTCAGGTTTTTTGCAGTTCTTTTGTTTTTAGTTCAAACCGCTGGTTTATTTGCACAAAATGATTTTGAAGATGCCCTGAAAAAAGCGGCAGCAGAAAATAAACGTGTTGTTGTTGATGTTTACACAGACTGGTGCGGCTGGTGCAAAAAAATGGATGCTGAGGCTTACAGTAACTCTGAAGTGAAAAAGCTGCTCGAAGATAACTTTGTCCTGGTTAAGCTAAACGCAGAAGGTAAAAATAAGCTTACATATAACGGCAAGCAGTATACAGAAGAAGAGCTATCATACTATTTTGAAGTGTTCAGCTTTCCTACCACAATTTTTCTTGAACCGGACGGAAAACTTATAACATTCAGCTATGACAGCTATCCAATGAAGAACGTTCCCGGTTATATAAAAACCGATGAGTTTAAAAAGCTGCTGATCTATTTCAGGGATGGTAAATACAAAGATGTTGATCTCAGCAAGATAATATAA